aatattggTTAAAGCATACCAGTAACCCTGAGGAAAATAGTTCATATTCacccaagaagagggaaggctctggataccttACAGCCTTCACAGTcctctttgtgtccccttgtTCCACTGCCAGGGCCGCCCATTCCAGCAACAGACTTTAATGTCAAAGAAGCCTTTGGGTCTCCTCGGAAAGCTACAGAAGTACTTGGGtccccaagtacttccaaagacaagtGGTTCTGTCCTGCGTGAGCGTGGAttggtgcatgtgcagtacagacctGCTCATCTTTGGAAGTATTCAGAGACCCGAGACAAGATGCAAGAGGCAGTGTTCTCTCCAATGTTATCCAGTGGCTTACTTAGAAATACCATTACCGGTAAGTTGAAGTTTTAGAATGTCCGAATAGATTCATCTAGAATTGAAACCATAGGTTGATTTTCCAGCCAATATTTACACAAGTGGAGTAGCAAGCTTGGTGCACATAGCGTAGCTCGGATCTTGTAGGTAGCATGTGTCGCAAGTATCATGTGCGTTATGCGTCATTTTAGACAGTTGGTGATTCAACCCCATTGTCTTAACATCTACTGCTTTGGTCAACTTCTAATCTGCACAGTAGAGGAGGCTGGCTGCATAGTCCTTGCTTTGTCTGTACTTTTCAGAGAATTGTGCTCAAGAGAGAATTCTTCCTCTGCACACAGAGAGATTCAGAGAAATTTTGGAGAACACTAGAAAAGTAAGTACTCTTTttaatggaatatgttggcgctttattaatcaataataatatgtattgctttagttttttatttacttttcaatATCAGTTTTCAAGGAATATTAACGTTCAAATGCGTACATGTAGTTTTTTTGGGCTTGAGTCAGAGAGATAATTTATTGAACTGTGTTCCAGGCGGCTCTGCTACATGATACTGTTGAAGATACCGGCACGACATTCCTGGAAATCGATGAGAAATTTGGACAGGAGGTCAGGAAGATTGTGGAGGAGGTGACTGATGATAAGACATTGCCAAGGATGGTGAGAAAGCAGAAGCAGATTGAGCATGCACCACACAGCAGTCACAATGCCAAGCTGGTCAAATTGGCCGATAAATTGTACAACCTGCGGGATTTGAATAGAAGCACTCCAAAAGGTAGATATCCTTGTAAGATAAAATACTTGCCTTTGTCTATGGAAATGTTTGAATTAGGAAAATATTGTCTAtcggacaacttttttttttctttcatcaaCCAAAGGTTTATTGAGTAACAAGACAGTACAAACAAATGAATCACACTGTCAAAATGTAGTAACACATGCCACAAATACGGCGTAAAGGGTAAAAAAAAGGATCCTAGACCATACAGGTAGTATGAAAAATAGTAACGTTAAATAGTAACATTCCCAGACTTTAAGGTATTTGCCAGGACACTTCCTATGTTGGTCGTTCAATATCTTATAGTGAAAGCAACGGTTAACCTTAGCTTTCCAGTCGTCAAGTGGAGCAGGTCTGGGACAACCATCGaaaagcaatacattgtttagctgCAAACAAAGTTTCTATAAGGAGCATCTTATCAAACTTAGAGGCATCTTCATCTAAGACATTCAAAATGCAGGTTTTTATATCAAGGGGGGTAGGGGAACCCATAACATCATGCAAGAAAGCTGACTTGCTTCCAAAAATCCTGTAAAGGGGGACATTGCCATAATAAATGGAGAAAGGTAGGGTTTGTCTATTGGCCAACTTTAAAAGATTGAGCGTAAGCTTTCAGTGTATACTGTAGTAATATCATTTTCAGACTCTGTAGAAAAGATTATAATCTGACAAAGGTAGTACTATATACTGAAAACTCACTCTTTGAATCTTTTACAGTtggctaataaatggtatcatcctaattcaaaactttctgccttcaccgatggctaacatggtaccgtACTTGTCCTAGCCTAGGACATTTATGTTGTAGAACCATCTCTataagtatgtgtgtatgtatactagcAAATTTGTGCTGTTGGGCATAGCTCAGATCTGCATGGATATGCTTAGGCTTATAAACCCTTTGACTTTTTTCTTCCCATTCTATGTCCACTACTACTTGCTTCTCTTTCCACTTTGTGCCCACTACTGCCTCTGATTCTCTGGTTTATGCTCTTTTTCAGATTTCATACTTCTGTCACTCTATGCCCACACCCACCATTATCAGTTCCTGCTCTGTTTCTGTGACACTCCTATTGCTCTATCTACCACCTTCTCTGTCCCTTTTGACCTTCCTCTGTGTCCACCAGGTTCTTTGCTGCTCCTGATgctatctgtcctccccagcttaTTCA
This DNA window, taken from Hyperolius riggenbachi isolate aHypRig1 chromosome 3, aHypRig1.pri, whole genome shotgun sequence, encodes the following:
- the HDDC3 gene encoding guanosine-3',5'-bis(diphosphate) 3'-pyrophosphohydrolase MESH1 isoform X2, producing the protein MNSRTGVARILSHEAGISDITVLQAALLHDTVEDTGTTFLEIDEKFGQEVRKIVEEVTDDKTLPRMVRKQKQIEHAPHSSHNAKLVKLADKLYNLRDLNRSTPKGWSQQRVQEYFQWAYQVVMGLRGTNTEMEQKLDELFKERGVAA